Genomic segment of Vicinamibacterales bacterium:
ACACCGTCATCGATGTCCCCTTGACGGCGGACACGCGCTCGGTCCTTCCAACCTAAACTCTGCGAAGAACCAGCCTGGCGATGGAATGGGAGCTGCGTTCCGTAAGTGGACGCTGCGCGGGCGATGCATTACCCTGCCCACCATGCGCGAGACCACACGACGCGTCTTCCTCCACCGTAGCGGACGTGTCGCGCTCGGCAGCGCGCTGTTGTGGCAGTCCAAAAGCCTCTCGACGCAGCTGACCGGCGACTCGGCCTGGAACGCGCTGATCGCGGGCCTCGAAGCGCAGATTCCTTCGCTGATGACGGAACTCCTGGTGCCCGGCGTATCGGTGGTGCTGATTCGTGACGGCGCCATCGCGTGGCAACGCGCTTTTGGCGTGACCGACGCCTCGATGAAGCGGCCCGTCGATAGCGACACGATCTTCGAAGCGGCGTCGATGAGCAAACCGGTCTTCGCTTATGCAGTGCTGAAGCTGTGCGAGAAGAAGGTGCTCGCTCTCGACACACCGCTGGTCGCCTACGGGGGGCCGCCGTTTCTCGAAGGCGATCCGCGCATCAAGTCGATCACCGCTCGCCACGTCCTCTCACACTCGACCGGTTTCCAGAACTGGCGTTCGGATTCGGAGCCGCTCCGCATCCATTTCACGCCGGGCACGCAGTATCGATATTCGGGCGAGGGCTTCGCGTGGCTGCAGTCGGTCGTCAGCCACGTCACCCAACAGCCCATCGAGCCGTTCATGAAGGCAAACTTGCTCGAGCCGTTCGGTATGACAACGAGCGGCTATGTCTGGAACGAGACCTTCGCGGCGCGCGCCGCGCGCCCGCACGATGCCAAAGGACGGCCAGAGGACAATCGGAAGCGCACTGCCGCCGACGTGGCGCGCTACGCCGCGGCCGGCGATCTCGAGGCCACGCCCACGGAATACGCGAAGTTCCTGCTCGAGGTAATCGCGCCGAAGCCGCCCGATGAGTATCGGCTCACCGCCGCGTCCCTGAAGGAGATGTGTCGACCGCATGTGAAGGAGCCGAACGCGTGGGGCGCCCGCGGCCTTGGATGGCAGCTCGTTCACGCCGACAAGGGGGACGTCATTCAACACGGCGGCGACAATCCCGGCTTCCACGCGTTTGCCGTCGGCTCCGTCGAACGCCGGTGTGGCGCGGTGGTCATGACCAACGGCGAAAATGGCGCGACCCTGATCGGCCGATTCCTGAGCGACGTCGTAGACCGGCTGCACGTCGCTTCGAGACACTAGCCGCCGCTGCCCCGGATTGTGAGTGCTCCGACGGTCACGCGTGCGCTGCACCGATGAGCCAGGGTCGCTCGAACCGGTACTCTTCATCGAGCTCGACGTCGGCCACCACGACGGCCAACATCTTCTAGTGGACGTCAATTCCCGCGATCCTGTACCGCATCGGCCTGTTTTCAATGACTTGCAGCCCAGGGTGATTTCACTGTCGAACTTCGGAGCCAGAACGCCTCAAGGCTTCCACAGCGAATACATCAACTCGACATCGAGCTTGGCCGTGCGCAGGATCTGCCGAACAGTGTCCTGCCCTATGTGTGGTGCGAGTCGACTCGGCTGATTGGCGATCGTGTACGTTGTCATCGCGACGACTGCGCCGCCCGCCCGGAACGAGGTCGCGTCGACTTTGTCGAACGTGTCGCTTGCCTGATGGTGCACTTGTCGATACTGGGTGGTGTCCACCCACAGCTTCAACGCCGGGATTCCTTCAAGCAGGAACGGACATTCATCCGACCCGCAGCTCGCGTCCATCGATAACCCGTCGGCACGCAGATCGCGTAAACGTGCCGAAATCGGGCGCATCGCCGCGCGCAGATCGTTTCGCCCGTTCACATACCAGCCGCGTGGCCGTCCGGCGCCGTTATCGGTGTTCAGCACGGCGATACAATTCTGCAAATCGTTTGCATGCCGCTTGATGAACATCGCCGAACCGGGCGGGCCCGGCTCCTCAGCGGCCCAGAGCGCGAATCGAATCGAGCGCCGCGGCGGTTTGTCGAGTGACGCGATCGCACGCGCCGCCTCGAGGACCATTACCACGCCCGTGCCGTTGTCCTGCGCGCCGGTCCCGAGATCCCACGAATCGAGGTGGGCACCCAAAAGGACCCACTCGTGAGGCAGCTCGCGACCGGTGATCTCTGCGACGAGGTTGCTTACCTGGGTCGGCCCTGACACCTCGTTCCGCCATTCCGCTTCAATGGTGACAGGCCCACGGGCGAGGTGACGACGAAGCAGCAGGTTGTCTTCGAGTCCGATGTCCCCGACTGGCAGCGGGAGGACTGTGCCTCGCGCATTGCCAGTGTCTACCCAACCAGCGACGTTGTTCGCCACTCTGTGGGGCAACAGAACCGCTTGCGCGCCAAGATCCTTGAGCAGCGCATACGCATTGCGAAGGCGTGCGAATGCGAGGGGCTGATCGGACGGCAGGGCCTTCTCGAGATCGACGAGAACGATTCGATGCTTCAGTTGCGCTGACTGCGATCGAATCGTCGCTGCCGAAAGATCGGAAACCAGAATCACGTCGCCGCGAATGCCGCCGGGTGGAGTCGATGGTCCCCAACCGACGGATCCGATTCTCAGCGCGCGTTCGACTGGCGCGATGAGTCGAGCTCGCGCGGACCCACGTTGCCAGGTATCGGGCAAAGTGAATTCCTCGAAGCGAATGTTGGTAAGTCCGGCTTCGCGGAGCCTCGTCGCGGCCCATTGCGCGGCTCGGTCGTATGCCGGAGATCCGACTAGACGCGCGCCGATGTCGTCCGTCAACTCGCGAAGCAGTTCCATGGACTGGCCACGCAGAACGGTCGACGAGATTCGATTCAGATCGTTCGGGGGATTGACGGTCTGCTGTCCGCGCACCAAAGCGGCCGCGACTGCCGCGAGGACCAGCGCGTGCGTGAGACCAGATCTGCTCGACATTGCAGCGTTTCGACGCCAACAGGGTAGGCGGCCTTGAGAGAGAACTCAAACATCATGCGGCACGGATGAGCCAGTTGCGGAAATCGTCCCGAACAGCCAGCCATCCGCCTCCGCTCGCGCACGATTCAGGCGAGCTACGGCGGGATGGCTCACCGACACGCTGAGATCCCGCCGCAGCGCGGAGCGCGAAGGCGGACGAATCCCTGCGGGTTCGTCGAAGCGCTCGCGGCAATTCGTTTGGAGGGGTCGCTCTATCGGCCCAGACGTCGGGCCCGCCCGTCATGAAAGTGACGATGCTCATCGTCACCGCTTTGATCGTCTGGTTCGTCGTTCAACTGACACGAGGTTTCTAGTGTTGCTATGGGGATCGAGCGACGGGCTGAAGCATCCTGCTATGGCGGCTGTTGATTCGACGGACCTGTGTCCTGAACTGAAGCGACGTGCTTTCGGAGGCTCCGGCATAGCTAGAACTCCGCTTATCGCGGGACTGGCACTGTTTCTGGTCGCCTTTCACATCGCGACAACTGGCAACCTGTGGGCTCAAGTGCCCGGCACGCCTGGACACGATCACCTGACCGAGGTGGCCTGCCTGGACGTACCGCCAGACGCGAAGCGCCCGGAGTTCGGCTGCTTCAACGTCGGCATGGTCACCGGACTTCATTTCAGTCAGGCATCCGTTTACTGCGAGACACCGCCGCCCGCTCGGTGACCTGGTAGCGAGGCCGACCAACAGCTCGGATGAAACGGCGAGCTGCCGACGGTCAAGGATGGTGATCGTGCGTACGCAGCGGCACCTGTATCATCAGTCGCCGCCGCCAATGAGCGTGGCTCGTCCTGCATCAAAGCGCGGGGCGGCGTGGAGGTTGTGCAATGACGCGATCCTGCGGGTGGTCGGTCGCAGTAGCGGCCGTACTGTCGGTTTTGGCGCCGAACATCGCGGCGGCACAGCTGATGTCAACGTGCGCCCCGGACTCACCCGAGAGGCGCGGTCAGATAGGCTCGCTTCCACATCATCATTCCGGTGTCGAAGCCGTCTACGTGCTCGAGGGCGAAGCGTGCTACGAGACACCGACTCGCGCCGCCAAGCTGCAGAAGGGGGAAACGCTCGCCCTGCCCGGCGGCACGCCCATGCGGGCCGTGGTCACCGGATCAGCGCGTCGCCATGTGTTGGCCGTCATCGTTCATGACGCAGCCCAGCCTGCCACCATGAGGATGGAAGAGGGTACCGGTCCCAAGCTTGCCGCGTGCAAGTAGCAGTGGGCGAGGCACACCAACACTCTGTCAAGCCTCACGCAGCCGTGACCAACCAGTTGCGGAGATCGTCCCGCACACCCAGCCAATCCGCCTCCGCTCGCGCACGATTCAGGCGAGCTACGGCGGGATGGCTCACCGACACGCTGAGATCCCGCCGCAGCGCGGAGCCTCCACCTCCTCGAGATCTTCGTCGGGATCGGCGAAGTTCGAATCCCAGGCAGCTCCTGCCTCGGGTACAGCTCTGCTCCCCGGCGAATCAGCCGTCTGATTTGCGTCATGGACTGCGGTAGCCTACGTGATGAACGGAGGACGCGCGACGCTCGCGTGCTGATAACCAAGGAGACAAGCTTCATGACGAGCCCGCTCAGCCGAAGAGAGTTTTTCGCCGGCGTGGGCATGTTTGCCGCGGCCGCCCGCTCCGTCGTGGGACAGAGCCGGCGCACCAGGCTCGTGCTGCTTGGGACAGGAGGCGGGCCGCGGCCCCGAACGGCGAATTCCGCTTCCGCGCAGGTGATCGTCAGCAACGGCGCGGCCTACGTGATTGATTGCGGCGATGGCGTGGCCCGGCAGATGGCCTTTGCGGGCGTGCCGCTGGCATCGCTGCGCCACGTGTTCATCACGCACCAACATTCCGATCACACCGCCGACTACGGCAATCTGATCTGGCTCGCGTGGACGGCCGGACTGAGCTCGCGCGTCGATACGTGGGGACCGCCGCCGCTCGAGCGCATGACCAGACTGTTCCTCGAGATGAACCAGTCCGACATCGAGATCCGGATCGCCAACGAGGGCCGTGTGCCGCTCGCGCCGCTCGTGCGCGTGCACGAAGTGCGTCAAGGCGGCCCAGTCATGGCGGACGACAATCTCAGGGTCACCGCAACGCTCGTGGATCATCCACCGGTCGTGCCGGCCTTCGCCTACCGCTTCGACGCCGCCGATCGCTCGATCGTGATCTCGGGCGACACGGCACCGTCGCAGAGCCTGGTGAAGCTCGCCGCCGGCGCGGACGTCCTGGTCCACTCCGTCATGTATCCGCCGGCCATCGACCGGCTCGTCGCCCGCATACCAAATGCGGCGGCGCTGAAGGCGAGCATCCTCGCGCATCAGACATCGGCGGAAGACGCGGGCCGTATCGCACAGGACGCTGGCGTGAAGACACTGGTCCTCTCGCATTTCGTACCGCCCGACGATGCCGCCGTGACCGACGCGATGTGGCTCGAGGCCGCTCGGCGCCACTTCCGGGGTACCGTGATCGTCGGGCGAGACCTGCTGGAGCTCTGATGTTGAAAATGCTGACGCTCGGCGGTCCGTCTGCGGTTGTGGACCTTTCGCCGCGTCGTGCAATCGACCAACGCCCGCCTAAGTGACGCGCGGAGGAAGGAAGTGGTGAACGGGAAGAATCTCCGGCGTTCCGACGTCGAAGCCCCGTTCCCTCATCGCCTGCGTGAAAACGGGGGCGAACGCATCATAGGCTGCTCGGGATTCCCAAACCGTGATCGTGAAGAACGCGATGTCCTCACCGACGCCGGCGTGAAAGATCAACCCGGCAGGCGGCGCGACTGGAGGACCGCCCGTCCAGGATTGCCGATACTGATCGGCCGACATCGCTGGCGCCTTGTACACAACGGCGATGGCCACTCGTCAACCTCCTGAACCAATTGACGCAGTCTACACAACAGCCCGGGCGACGAACTCAGCGGCGATCACGCAGCATGGTTGCGCCAGTTGCGGAAATCCTCCCGAACATCCAGCAGCTCATCAGATGACAATCTACGTTCCAGTACTTTGCTCGGGGCCGCAGCGCGGAGCGCGAAGGCGGACGAATCCCGACGTCCTTGCGACAATTTCCCAACGCTTTGAATCGAAGCGACGACAAACGTTGCGTTCAATGGCGCCGCACGTTACGAGTCGAGTGCCGCCGCACCGGCCTCACTTCGCGGCATTGGCCGCAAGCCGCACGTCGTCGTGTGTGAAAACCGCAAAAACGAACGGCTGTGATTCGAGAACGCGCGCCAGATCGCGCAGCGTCAGATGAAGGGCCGACAGCCGGTTCTCATCGACGAACATCTGGCTGTTCTCCGGTTCGAAGGATGTAATCAGCTGCTTCGCCTCAGGATCAAACCTTTCGTGCAACAGATCTACGATCGACTGCGCAAAGTGTCGACGGTCCGGCGACGAGGGTTGCGACGGCATGCCATGGTCCGCGGTCACCGCGAGAAGATAGTCGTTGCCAACCTTCGCCTCCAGCGCCCGCAGCATTCGCGTTAAGTGGCGGTCCATCTCGCCGAGGGTGACGCGGAGCTCGCTCGAATCCGGACCGTACTTGTGGCCCACGAAATCGGCCCCCTTGTAGTTGAGCAGAATGAGATCCGCGACGTTGTCTGCGCCCACCGGCTCGCGCTCAATCATCGTCGTCATCGCATCGGCTTCGAATGCCGGAAACAGGGCCGAATAGCGCACAGCGGCGGCCGAGTCGATTCTGTGACTCATCCACTCCCCGTCGGCCCGCCACAGTGCGCTCGCATTTCGATCCTTCAGGTACGCAGGCAGCCGGAAGCAATTGGGGTTCGTGGTCCAGTTGCCCGTCTGTTGATCGTAGCTTGCGAGCAGCACTGGCGTTCCATTCAACTGACACGCTCCGTGACCCGCAAGCGGCGTCGCCGCTCGGTCGATGCTGCCCTGGGCCAGTACGATCGCGCGGCCAGCCGTCTCGAGCTGCCAGACGTCTGCCAGCGTCAGTGCCACCAGATCGTGCGGCACTCCTCCCGCGAACAGGTCGTGGCGCCGTCCGTGAGTGCGATCGTACACGCTTACGCCGGTGATTCCGTGCACGCGAGGATCGGCGCCCGTCGAGATCGTCGAGTGCCCCATTGCGGTGTTGGAGGGCAGAACGTTCAGCCGCGCCTGAGTGAACCAGGCACTCTGCTGACGCAGAGCGGTCAGGGTTGGCATGGACGCGGCGTAGCGATCGAAGTAATCGCGCCGCATGCCATCCAGGACGAGCAGCATCACCACTCGCGGTCGAGCGCCCGCCCGCAGAACCGGCAATATGCGGCCCGTCGTTGACGGGGGCATCTGTACGCCAAGCGACGCCGCAAGCGTGGGCGCCACGTCCTGCTGCGCGGCTGGGACTGAGAACACGCCGGTTTTCACCGCAGGGCCCGCAAACATCAGCGGAATCGAGACGTCATAGGACCAGGGGGACCCGTGCATGTACTCGAAATTCGGGTCAGCCCGTGTGATGAAGTCCCCTTCACGCGGGACGATCAGGAGTTGGCCCGTTCGGCCTGGAAAATAGGCCCGTGCGAACATTGCCAGGAAGCGCTGTCGCGTTGCGGGATCGGGTGGCGACTGCTTGACCTGCTCGCCCGAAACCGTCCACGTGATCGCGACCAGACCCAGGGCGAGGATAATGGCACCGTAGCGGGGCAACTTTGAGAGGACTAAGGTCCGCCACCTCGTCATGCTGGCTCCATCGCTTCACACCGGATGATCGTACTGGGCCCGCGAAGACACGAACTGCTCGTGCGATTATCGTCTGCGATTGGGCTGTTCGCTGCTCTAAAGTTGTTGATGCCAGTGGGCGCGAGCTGGTGAGCCTGATCCGAGACGAACCAGCTCACGCAGCGTTTTGGACGAACCAGGTTCGAAAATCGTCCCCGCCAGCACTTTTCAAGTCGATCGCGCCGCTTCAGCTTCAACGATATCAATCGGTTGGAGTAAATCGGCTCGGTTCGAATCCCACACTCATTGCTCTCCGGGGATCTTGACGCACTTTGAACACGCGTGCGAGAACTTGCGGTGATGCCAGACATCGGTGGCACGCGCGAGGTTCTCACGAGCCGGCCAGCGGTTCGCGTCGTCGCCGCCGTGATCTGATCGTTCGGCTGATCCGCGATCCTCGATTTGCCGATGCGGCACCCACCACCGTCGTTGAATGGGCGAACGCGCTCCATCAGGACTCGATTGATCGGTACGTGGCTGGCGAGGACGAGTCGAAGGCACTTGTGAGCCGCGCGTGGCGCAACACGGGGTTCTCCCCGCTCGCCCCATGGGACGCGCCGGTGTACGAACGGTTCTTCGATGTCGTCAGGGACGTCAAAGGCGCGGCCGACGGAGCGCCGGCTTCGGGTTGTCGCCGCGGATCTCCCGGTGGACTGGAGCGGCACGCGTCAGGAGATCGAGGCGACCAAACAGCGCTTTCCACGCGATGTACATTTCTTTGAGATCATCGATCGCGAAGTGATCGCCAAGCGCCAGAAGGCGCTATTGATCTTCGGCGGAAACCACCTGTACCGGCATTGGTGGAATCCCTTCGCGAACGGGTCGACGCCGCCAAACCTGATCGACCTTCTCGAACAGAAGGCTCGAGGAGCGGTGCTCGTCGTCATGGTGCATGCGTTCGTCGAGCGAGATGTTGACCTTGAAAGTCGGCTCAAGGCGTGGAAGGCACCGGCGATGGCGAAGCTGGAAGGGACCAGTTGCGGAAACCGTCCCGAACACCCAGCCATCCGCCTCCGCTCGCGCACGATTCAGGCGAGCTACGGCGGAATGGCTCACCGACACGATGAGATCCCGCCGAAGCGCGGTGCGAAGGCGGACGAATCCCTGCGTTCCAGCCAGCTCATCAGTAGTTCCCGCTCGTTGCCACACCTCTCAATCCGGCCCGAGGACCAGACCGTGGATGCTCATGGCTGTTCCCGCAGGACAGTTTCCGCCGAGACACGCGCTGATTCCGGGCGTCGCTCCAACTGCTGATCGCGTGAGCACCGCGCGAGGGGTTGACACATCCGGGAACGCGGAATGGCCCGTGTCCGCCGGCAAAATCGGGCCCGTCGGGCAGTGTCGAATTCGCTGTAGGATGTCGCCCGAATACGAGAGGAACCGCGCCTCGAAAACGAGCTTGAGAAAAGGCAAGGATGACGTATGGGCTGTGGCGACTTCGGGTTGTCACGACGGCGGTTGATCCGACTCGGATCAATTGCGGCGAGCGGTCTCGCGTTTGCTGGTGTCCCCGTCCTGCTGGTCGCAGGGCAGGACGCCGTTCGACGGGAGACGGCGGACCTGATCACCGGTCCGTTCTACCCTCGCGTGAAGCCGACGGACCGCGATCCCGACTTGACGTTGGTGCGTGGACATCATCGGCGAGCTGCCGGGCAGGTAGTACAACTGACCGGCCGCGTCACAAACCTGAAAGGAGAGCCGCTGCGCCGTGTACAGATTGAAATCTGGCAGGCAAACACGAACGGGCGGTACGCTCACCCGTCTGATCCCAACACTCATCTACCACTCGACCCCGATTTTCAAGGATACGCCCTCCTGCGAACTGACGAGGATGGTCGCTACGCGCTGACGACGATCAAACCGGGACCGTACCCGACTGCCCGCGGCGACATGCGAGCGCCCCATATCCATGTCGAAATTCAGGGACATACTGATCGCAAAGTCACGCAACTCTTCTTTCCCAATGAGCCACTCAACGATCAGGATCGCCACCTCAATTCCGTCCGGCGGCCGGACACGTTGATCGCAAATGTCTCCGCGTCCTCTGCGAGTCCCGTCCTCCGGGCGCAGTGGGATATCGTCGTGACGACGGGGTAGAACCGAGCTGAACGAGAGTGGGTTTCGTGCGGGATATGGCTGGCTGCATCGGATCGTGCCGCGCAGACCCGATCAGAGCCGAATTGGCCCGCCGTCGAGACCGAGACGATGCGCTACTATCAGGCGCCGCTTCGTCTCGACACGAGCAATGCCCAGGGAACGAGCGGCTGGTCGTCGAGTATCTCGCGGGCGTGTTGAAAGCCGAGGGCATTCCATTCGAAATCCGCGCCCTCGATCCCCGATCGGCCCAACCTGGTGGCGCTGAAGGGGCAGCGGCCGAAAACGGCCACTCCACCACGCTAGAAACTTCTGCAACGTCGGCTCGATCAGTCGTCATCCCCGACCATTGGCTGGCGAGGGTGCATGAGAACAGCACGCCTTCCATCACGAACGCGAGAGCGGCGCGAAACCTGTCATGCTGTCGCCGCTGAACCTTGCCGACGACGGAGCCATGTTGCATGGATCTTGTGCTTCCCGCCCGACTCTCGGCGAGCTGCCGCAACTCGCCTGAGGCAACCGAATGGCTTTCCCGTCTTCCAGCCGTCATTCGCGAATTGCAGGCGCGTTGGTCACTAACCCTCGGCAGCCCGTACGACAACGACGAGCTGAGCTGCGCCTGGGTGGCACCCGTCACCTCTGCGGATGGATCGGCGGCTGTTCTTAAGGTCAGCATGCCTCACTTCGAGGCCATGCACGAGATTGACGGGTTGCGGTTCTGGAATGGTGACCCGACGGTTCGCCTCATCGACGACGACGAGGGGTTCGGAGCCATGCTGCTCGAGCGCTGTACGCCCGGAAGACATCTTCGCGGATTGCGGCAGGAAGGCGAACAGGACGCAGTAATCGCAGGACTCCTCCGTCGACTCTGGCGATCGCCGAGCGCGCAACACCCCTTCCGCCCTCTCTCATCGCTGATCGCCCGTTGGACTGTGGAAACCTTGACGTGCTCGGCGCAGTGGTCTGATGCCTGGTTGGTCCGCGAGGGCTTGTCCGTGTTCGATGAGTTGTCGCGAACGGCGAAGGACAGCGTCCTCTTGGCGACCGACCTTCACGCTGGGAACGTGCTGGAGGCGCAGCGAGAGCCTTGGCTTGTCATCGACCCGAAGCCCTTCTTCGGTGATCCTGCGTTCGACGCAACCCAGCACCTCTTGAACTGTGTCGGGAGGCTGCGCGCGGATCCTCTTGGCACGATTCAGCGTTTCGCGGAGTTGCTTGGCGTCGATCCGCGGCGTGTTCAGTCCTGGCTGTTCGCTCGCCTCGCTGCGGAACCCCGCAGTGATTGGGACCGAGATGAATCGCCGCGAATCGCGCGGGCACTTGCGCCCTCGTGAGGAGTCGCTCGTTCATTCGCGCGTTCGTTGGCTCTCCACGGACGAGCCGATTCGTGTGTTCCAACAGCTCGCGACCGCCGCGGCGATCGCGCCCGGCCGCATCGACGTCGTCGCCGGCCGCGGTTCCGCACGAGACGTTCCTCGAGCGCATCGAATTGCCCGGCAAGAAGGTGCTGCCGAAGGTGCGGCAGCAGATTGAAACTGCGGTCGCCGACTCTTCGAAGCAGGTGTCCGAGGTCACGCCACATGGAGGAGCCAGTGGACGGCTTCCAGTTCATCACCAGCGTGATCGGTCGCGGATTTGACTCAGGCTCCACGTTGATGAGAAAGCGGCCGTCCGGCGCGACGTCGTACTGATGTCCATATCCGATCACGTTCACGCCGCCGCCCACGCGTCGCGTCCTGAACAATGCGACCGGCGAGTCGGCCGAGAGCGTCGTCTGCGTGCGGCGAACCGGCACCGCCATCATGGTTGCGTC
This window contains:
- a CDS encoding serine hydrolase domain-containing protein, whose amino-acid sequence is MRETTRRVFLHRSGRVALGSALLWQSKSLSTQLTGDSAWNALIAGLEAQIPSLMTELLVPGVSVVLIRDGAIAWQRAFGVTDASMKRPVDSDTIFEAASMSKPVFAYAVLKLCEKKVLALDTPLVAYGGPPFLEGDPRIKSITARHVLSHSTGFQNWRSDSEPLRIHFTPGTQYRYSGEGFAWLQSVVSHVTQQPIEPFMKANLLEPFGMTTSGYVWNETFAARAARPHDAKGRPEDNRKRTAADVARYAAAGDLEATPTEYAKFLLEVIAPKPPDEYRLTAASLKEMCRPHVKEPNAWGARGLGWQLVHADKGDVIQHGGDNPGFHAFAVGSVERRCGAVVMTNGENGATLIGRFLSDVVDRLHVASRH
- a CDS encoding M20/M25/M40 family metallo-hydrolase codes for the protein MSSRSGLTHALVLAAVAAALVRGQQTVNPPNDLNRISSTVLRGQSMELLRELTDDIGARLVGSPAYDRAAQWAATRLREAGLTNIRFEEFTLPDTWQRGSARARLIAPVERALRIGSVGWGPSTPPGGIRGDVILVSDLSAATIRSQSAQLKHRIVLVDLEKALPSDQPLAFARLRNAYALLKDLGAQAVLLPHRVANNVAGWVDTGNARGTVLPLPVGDIGLEDNLLLRRHLARGPVTIEAEWRNEVSGPTQVSNLVAEITGRELPHEWVLLGAHLDSWDLGTGAQDNGTGVVMVLEAARAIASLDKPPRRSIRFALWAAEEPGPPGSAMFIKRHANDLQNCIAVLNTDNGAGRPRGWYVNGRNDLRAAMRPISARLRDLRADGLSMDASCGSDECPFLLEGIPALKLWVDTTQYRQVHHQASDTFDKVDATSFRAGGAVVAMTTYTIANQPSRLAPHIGQDTVRQILRTAKLDVELMYSLWKP
- a CDS encoding MBL fold metallo-hydrolase, encoding MTSPLSRREFFAGVGMFAAAARSVVGQSRRTRLVLLGTGGGPRPRTANSASAQVIVSNGAAYVIDCGDGVARQMAFAGVPLASLRHVFITHQHSDHTADYGNLIWLAWTAGLSSRVDTWGPPPLERMTRLFLEMNQSDIEIRIANEGRVPLAPLVRVHEVRQGGPVMADDNLRVTATLVDHPPVVPAFAYRFDAADRSIVISGDTAPSQSLVKLAAGADVLVHSVMYPPAIDRLVARIPNAAALKASILAHQTSAEDAGRIAQDAGVKTLVLSHFVPPDDAAVTDAMWLEAARRHFRGTVIVGRDLLEL
- a CDS encoding alkaline phosphatase family protein, encoding MTRWRTLVLSKLPRYGAIILALGLVAITWTVSGEQVKQSPPDPATRQRFLAMFARAYFPGRTGQLLIVPREGDFITRADPNFEYMHGSPWSYDVSIPLMFAGPAVKTGVFSVPAAQQDVAPTLAASLGVQMPPSTTGRILPVLRAGARPRVVMLLVLDGMRRDYFDRYAASMPTLTALRQQSAWFTQARLNVLPSNTAMGHSTISTGADPRVHGITGVSVYDRTHGRRHDLFAGGVPHDLVALTLADVWQLETAGRAIVLAQGSIDRAATPLAGHGACQLNGTPVLLASYDQQTGNWTTNPNCFRLPAYLKDRNASALWRADGEWMSHRIDSAAAVRYSALFPAFEADAMTTMIEREPVGADNVADLILLNYKGADFVGHKYGPDSSELRVTLGEMDRHLTRMLRALEAKVGNDYLLAVTADHGMPSQPSSPDRRHFAQSIVDLLHERFDPEAKQLITSFEPENSQMFVDENRLSALHLTLRDLARVLESQPFVFAVFTHDDVRLAANAAK
- a CDS encoding aminoglycoside phosphotransferase family protein, whose amino-acid sequence is MDLVLPARLSASCRNSPEATEWLSRLPAVIRELQARWSLTLGSPYDNDELSCAWVAPVTSADGSAAVLKVSMPHFEAMHEIDGLRFWNGDPTVRLIDDDEGFGAMLLERCTPGRHLRGLRQEGEQDAVIAGLLRRLWRSPSAQHPFRPLSSLIARWTVETLTCSAQWSDAWLVREGLSVFDELSRTAKDSVLLATDLHAGNVLEAQREPWLVIDPKPFFGDPAFDATQHLLNCVGRLRADPLGTIQRFAELLGVDPRRVQSWLFARLAAEPRSDWDRDESPRIARALAPS